The following coding sequences lie in one Sandaracinaceae bacterium genomic window:
- a CDS encoding Smr/MutS family protein, producing the protein MAKKPTNPTSPFAVLKDVQLAPPKPAATPTRAQSAKASASAAKASAAKQAAKSSGPTAEAAPDPAARARDYDERMAIKRAYAGVRLMNEPGAPKVVQPVVRSAEDVADQAQRDAEARARLDAFVGQAKRFVVERDGDEVRGRRDDLSSAQAAQLFLRVPAPEQKLDLHGLRGEDAGRQVVAFVRSAQRAGKRVVLIVHGRGQHSAGGVGVLAEVVLETLSRGGAAPVVRAFMSAPSARAAAARWWCS; encoded by the coding sequence GTGGCCAAGAAGCCCACCAACCCCACGTCTCCGTTCGCCGTCCTCAAGGACGTGCAGCTGGCGCCCCCGAAGCCTGCGGCCACACCCACACGCGCCCAGAGCGCCAAGGCCTCGGCGAGCGCCGCGAAGGCGAGCGCCGCGAAGCAGGCCGCGAAGAGCTCCGGCCCGACCGCAGAGGCGGCACCCGATCCCGCCGCCCGGGCCCGCGACTACGACGAGCGCATGGCCATCAAGCGCGCCTATGCGGGCGTGCGTCTCATGAACGAGCCCGGCGCGCCGAAGGTGGTGCAGCCCGTGGTGCGCAGCGCCGAAGACGTGGCCGACCAAGCACAGCGCGACGCCGAGGCGCGCGCCCGGCTCGACGCGTTCGTGGGGCAGGCCAAGCGCTTCGTGGTGGAGCGTGACGGCGACGAGGTGCGCGGGCGGCGCGACGACCTCTCGTCCGCCCAAGCCGCGCAGCTGTTCCTGCGCGTGCCCGCCCCCGAGCAGAAGCTGGACCTGCACGGCCTGCGCGGAGAAGACGCGGGCCGCCAGGTGGTGGCCTTCGTGCGCAGCGCCCAGCGCGCCGGCAAGCGCGTGGTGCTCATCGTGCACGGCCGTGGGCAACACAGCGCAGGCGGCGTGGGCGTGCTGGCCGAGGTGGTGCTCGAGACCCTCTCGCGCGGCGGCGCCGCCCCCGTGGTGCGCGCCTTCATGAGCGCCCCCAGCGCCAGGGCGGCAGCGGCGCGCTGGTGGTGTTCTTGA
- a CDS encoding translocase, with the protein MSANRPGPTDRASPLERALRVFSDVRAGEGTLLLVMTLNVFVVMVGYYILKTVREPLILASGGESRLPFPVSGSEGKAYAASAQALCLVLASSAYARLAARWSVRRLISRVILFFVACLLLFYAAARAELPHLGFVFYVWVGVFNVAVIAQFWAFANDVYPRVSGERIFPIIMLGMGVGGWLGSKLAAGLYRWGVGSFEMMLVAAALLLLHAGLYRVVHRMRDRGGLDAPRDSHPEPAPFSMRGAFALLAESRYLQLIAAMLIAANLVNTTGEYLLSVAVKAAAESAPDERAFIGAFYGDFHAHVNLGVLLVQGLLTSRLVRHGGIRAVVFALPLVALSAYSLIAVGATFAIIRWAKVAENTTDYSVMGTAKALLFLPTTREEKYKAKVAIDTVFVRIGDVLASGLVALGLHVFALNTRGFALVNVAVIAVWLLLALGISRRYRALSLERERFSNPPEA; encoded by the coding sequence ATGAGCGCCAACCGTCCCGGCCCCACCGACCGAGCGTCCCCGCTCGAGCGCGCGCTGCGTGTGTTCAGCGACGTCCGCGCGGGCGAGGGCACGCTGTTGCTCGTGATGACGCTCAACGTGTTCGTCGTGATGGTGGGCTACTACATCCTCAAGACGGTGCGCGAGCCGCTGATCCTCGCGTCGGGGGGCGAGAGCAGGCTGCCCTTCCCGGTCAGCGGGTCGGAGGGCAAGGCCTACGCCGCGTCGGCCCAGGCGCTGTGCTTGGTGCTGGCCTCGAGCGCCTACGCCCGGCTCGCGGCGCGCTGGTCGGTGCGGCGCCTGATCAGCCGCGTGATCCTGTTCTTCGTGGCCTGCCTGCTGCTGTTCTATGCGGCCGCACGCGCAGAGCTCCCGCACCTCGGCTTCGTGTTCTACGTGTGGGTGGGCGTCTTCAACGTGGCGGTCATCGCGCAGTTCTGGGCGTTCGCCAACGACGTGTATCCGCGCGTGAGCGGCGAGCGCATCTTCCCCATCATCATGCTGGGCATGGGCGTGGGCGGCTGGCTGGGGTCGAAGCTCGCCGCTGGGCTCTACCGCTGGGGCGTGGGCAGCTTCGAGATGATGCTGGTGGCTGCGGCGCTGCTGCTGCTGCACGCGGGCCTCTACCGGGTGGTGCACCGCATGCGCGACCGCGGTGGGCTCGACGCCCCGCGCGACAGCCACCCGGAGCCGGCCCCCTTCAGCATGCGCGGCGCCTTCGCGCTGCTGGCCGAGAGCCGCTACCTGCAGCTCATCGCGGCCATGCTGATCGCCGCCAACCTGGTGAACACCACGGGCGAGTATCTGCTGAGCGTGGCCGTGAAGGCCGCGGCCGAGAGTGCCCCGGACGAGCGCGCCTTCATCGGCGCGTTCTATGGGGACTTCCACGCGCACGTGAACCTGGGCGTGCTGCTGGTGCAGGGGCTGCTCACCTCGCGGCTGGTGCGCCACGGCGGCATCCGCGCGGTCGTCTTCGCGCTGCCGCTGGTGGCGCTCTCGGCCTACTCGCTGATCGCCGTGGGAGCGACCTTCGCCATCATCCGCTGGGCCAAGGTGGCCGAGAACACCACCGACTACTCGGTCATGGGCACCGCCAAGGCGCTGCTGTTCCTGCCCACCACGCGCGAGGAGAAGTACAAGGCCAAGGTCGCCATCGACACGGTCTTCGTGCGCATCGGCGACGTGCTGGCCAGCGGGCTGGTGGCGCTCGGGCTGCACGTGTTCGCGCTGAACACGCGCGGCTTTGCGCTGGTCAACGTGGCGGTCATCGCCGTGTGGCTGCTGTTGGCGCTCGGCATCTCGCGCCGCTACCGGGCGCTGTCTCTCGAGCGGGAGCGCTTCTCGAACCCGCCGGAGGCGTAG
- a CDS encoding sigma-54-dependent Fis family transcriptional regulator, which translates to MPGQLLIVEPEPRSATALATLARGLGYDALVTPDPVAALEQVATGHLDAVLVRIDAVSFDAGQFVADARRAQAETSIVALTPDGDLERAVEAMKRGADHCLTLPARPEAARAVLLRAMQRPQQARATQAAEERGGRVDPTQVGEIVGNHPSMQALLAKVAQAARSRATVLIHGETGTGKELVAAALHQNSRRAGGPFVKVNCAALAESMLESELFGHERGSFTGAAARRKGRFERAAGGTLFLDEVSEIPRSVQVKLLRFLQEREFERVGGDETLRVDVRIVAATNRDLRSMVTDGLFREDLYYRLNVIRLEVPPLRMRPSDITLLAEEFLRRFAASEDKDVRGFDEAAHAQLLTYPWPGNVRELQNAVEQAVVLASGPLVTAQDLPIAPMNERGVDPLSMIIPGVTLAELERYAILKTLESVDGSPARAAEILGISRRTIHYRLNEWGLGRGRA; encoded by the coding sequence GTGCCTGGACAGCTGCTCATCGTCGAACCGGAGCCCCGTTCCGCGACCGCGCTCGCCACGCTGGCGCGCGGCCTGGGCTATGACGCGCTGGTCACCCCCGACCCCGTCGCCGCACTCGAGCAGGTGGCCACCGGGCACCTGGACGCCGTGCTGGTGCGCATCGACGCAGTCTCCTTCGACGCCGGCCAGTTCGTGGCGGATGCTCGGCGCGCGCAGGCCGAGACGTCCATCGTGGCGCTGACGCCCGACGGCGATCTCGAGCGCGCGGTGGAAGCCATGAAGCGCGGCGCCGATCACTGTCTCACGCTGCCCGCCCGCCCAGAGGCCGCCCGCGCCGTGCTCCTGCGCGCCATGCAGCGGCCCCAGCAGGCGCGGGCCACACAGGCTGCCGAGGAGCGCGGAGGCCGTGTGGACCCCACGCAGGTGGGCGAGATCGTGGGCAACCACCCGTCCATGCAGGCGCTGCTGGCCAAGGTGGCGCAGGCCGCGCGGAGCCGGGCCACGGTGCTGATCCACGGCGAGACGGGTACCGGCAAGGAGCTGGTGGCCGCCGCGCTGCACCAGAATTCACGGCGCGCGGGTGGGCCCTTCGTGAAGGTGAATTGCGCGGCCCTGGCGGAGTCCATGCTGGAGTCCGAGCTGTTCGGGCACGAGCGTGGCTCGTTCACGGGCGCGGCGGCGCGGCGCAAGGGGCGCTTCGAGCGCGCGGCGGGCGGCACGCTGTTCCTGGACGAGGTCAGCGAGATCCCGCGGTCGGTCCAGGTGAAGCTCCTGCGCTTCCTGCAGGAGCGGGAATTCGAGCGCGTGGGCGGCGACGAGACGCTGCGGGTGGACGTGCGGATCGTGGCGGCCACCAACCGTGACCTGCGCTCCATGGTCACCGACGGGCTCTTCCGCGAGGACCTCTACTACCGGCTCAACGTCATTCGCCTCGAGGTGCCGCCGCTGCGCATGCGCCCGAGCGACATCACCCTGCTGGCCGAGGAATTCCTGCGCCGCTTTGCGGCCTCCGAAGACAAAGACGTGCGCGGCTTCGACGAGGCGGCCCACGCCCAGCTGCTGACCTACCCCTGGCCAGGCAACGTGCGCGAGCTGCAGAACGCCGTGGAGCAGGCCGTGGTGCTCGCCAGCGGGCCGCTGGTCACCGCGCAAGATCTGCCCATCGCCCCCATGAACGAGCGCGGCGTGGACCCGCTGAGCATGATCATCCCGGGCGTCACGCTGGCCGAGCTCGAGCGCTACGCCATCTTGAAGACGCTGGAGTCGGTGGACGGCTCCCCGGCGCGCGCCGCCGAGATCCTGGGGATCAGCCGGCGCACCATCCACTACCGCCTCAACGAGTGGGGCCTGGGCCGCGGGCGCGCGTAG
- a CDS encoding protein kinase, giving the protein MSETMMEPVQGQDPRIGMVLQDRYRIVRVLGEGGMGTVYEGEHIVIKRRVAIKALHAQFAQNPEIVARFHREALAATSVGHANIVEVTDMGQFPDGSVFMVLEFLEGRDWSDDIEKQGPQPAAKTIRILSQVCDALDAAHAKGIVHRDLKPENIFLITRGDNADFAKVVDFGISKFHDSTDKSMTKTGTAMGTPYYMAPEQAQGKKDVGKSADIYSLGVILFQALTGQFPFDDESYPMLVLKICTEPAPELGLYRPDLPRELSDIVGRCLRKDPNQRFASCGDLKAALAPYRNLEDDPSVSADAPPTSSLAASALRSGIALAGTMAATPAGLDAAPHIVAKTNPGVTPPSSPAVRATGAGTLADEDAALPVSKSRAPLWGAIAGLGVVFAGVAAMVAFQSSDGEAAAVVAAAPTEATTPPPSTAPDPATNPATNTVVTPPVGTGASVTVQITTIPEDAEVYLDGHRIPNPFDGELPQTEVPRTLEVRAAGYTTKAQDLVLSFPQRVRVRLDAGEGVDDRSTRATREGGTTGSSTMRANTPTSDMAGTSGSELPPPPTVRDTPPATVVRETPPTPPTPEPDTSMGLKQIRF; this is encoded by the coding sequence ATGAGTGAAACGATGATGGAGCCGGTTCAGGGCCAGGACCCCCGCATCGGCATGGTGCTGCAGGATCGCTATCGCATCGTGCGCGTGCTCGGCGAAGGCGGCATGGGCACCGTGTACGAGGGCGAGCACATCGTCATCAAGCGACGTGTCGCGATCAAGGCGCTGCATGCGCAGTTCGCACAGAACCCCGAGATCGTGGCGCGCTTCCATCGCGAAGCGCTCGCCGCCACGAGCGTGGGTCACGCGAACATCGTCGAGGTCACCGACATGGGGCAGTTCCCCGATGGATCGGTGTTCATGGTCCTCGAGTTCTTGGAGGGACGCGACTGGTCCGACGACATCGAGAAGCAGGGTCCGCAGCCTGCAGCAAAGACGATCCGCATTCTCTCGCAGGTCTGCGACGCGCTCGACGCGGCCCACGCGAAGGGCATCGTGCACCGCGACCTGAAGCCCGAGAACATCTTCTTGATCACGCGCGGCGACAACGCGGACTTCGCGAAGGTCGTGGACTTCGGCATCTCGAAGTTTCACGACAGCACCGACAAGTCGATGACGAAGACGGGCACCGCGATGGGAACGCCCTACTACATGGCGCCGGAGCAAGCGCAGGGGAAGAAGGACGTCGGCAAGAGCGCAGACATCTACTCGCTCGGCGTCATCCTCTTCCAAGCGCTGACGGGACAGTTCCCCTTCGACGACGAGTCGTATCCCATGCTGGTCCTCAAGATCTGCACGGAGCCGGCGCCGGAGCTCGGGCTCTATCGCCCCGACCTGCCACGCGAGCTCTCGGACATCGTCGGGCGTTGCCTGCGCAAGGATCCGAACCAGCGCTTCGCGTCGTGTGGTGATCTCAAGGCCGCGCTCGCGCCGTACCGCAACCTCGAAGACGACCCGAGCGTGAGCGCAGACGCGCCGCCCACCTCCAGCCTCGCCGCCAGCGCGTTGCGTTCGGGCATCGCGCTCGCCGGCACCATGGCAGCAACCCCCGCCGGCCTAGACGCCGCTCCGCACATCGTCGCAAAGACGAACCCGGGCGTGACGCCTCCCTCGAGCCCCGCCGTGCGAGCCACGGGAGCAGGCACGCTCGCGGATGAAGACGCCGCGCTGCCTGTGAGCAAGTCGCGCGCGCCGCTGTGGGGCGCCATCGCGGGCCTCGGGGTGGTGTTCGCAGGCGTGGCTGCGATGGTGGCGTTCCAGAGTTCGGACGGAGAGGCCGCGGCCGTGGTGGCCGCCGCACCCACCGAGGCCACCACTCCACCCCCCAGCACAGCACCAGACCCGGCCACCAACCCTGCGACCAACACGGTGGTGACCCCGCCGGTGGGCACGGGCGCGAGCGTCACCGTGCAGATCACCACCATCCCCGAAGACGCCGAGGTCTACCTCGACGGCCACCGCATCCCCAACCCCTTCGACGGTGAGCTGCCGCAGACCGAGGTGCCCCGCACGCTCGAGGTGCGCGCCGCGGGGTACACCACCAAGGCACAAGATCTGGTGCTCTCGTTCCCGCAGCGCGTGCGCGTCCGCCTCGACGCCGGCGAGGGCGTGGACGACCGCTCCACGCGGGCCACGCGCGAGGGTGGCACCACGGGCAGCAGCACCATGCGCGCCAACACGCCCACCAGCGACATGGCCGGCACGAGCGGGAGCGAGCTGCCGCCTCCACCCACAGTGCGCGACACCCCGCCCGCCACCGTGGTGCGTGAGACACCGCCCACACCGCCGACGCCCGAGCCCGACACCAGCATGGGCCTCAAGCAGATCCGCTTCTGA
- a CDS encoding methyltransferase domain-containing protein, with the protein MENPPLTEEAWETRWATGDVPWDAGAPEPGLLAWLAKQGDAAPTGRVLVPGCGAGYSAAALASPARLVVGLDLAPSSAARFAEVAAHAGVQRFVTHVVGDFFEAPLGAPFELIYDYTFLCALPLALRPRWAARMAALMRPGGTLLCMVFPIITPPPGYEGPPWPLTIADVRALLAADFDVVSETPSEHTHPGREGKECLLELVRKG; encoded by the coding sequence ATGGAGAACCCCCCCCTCACGGAAGAAGCATGGGAGACGCGCTGGGCCACGGGTGACGTGCCGTGGGATGCGGGCGCACCCGAGCCGGGCCTCTTGGCGTGGCTCGCGAAGCAGGGCGACGCTGCACCCACTGGGCGCGTGCTGGTGCCAGGCTGCGGTGCGGGCTACTCCGCGGCTGCGCTCGCCAGCCCTGCGCGGCTCGTGGTGGGCCTCGACCTCGCGCCGTCGTCTGCCGCGCGCTTCGCCGAGGTGGCCGCGCACGCGGGCGTGCAGCGCTTCGTGACCCACGTGGTGGGCGACTTCTTCGAGGCCCCGCTGGGCGCACCGTTCGAGCTGATCTACGACTACACCTTCCTGTGTGCGCTGCCGCTCGCGCTGCGTCCGCGCTGGGCCGCGCGCATGGCCGCGCTGATGCGCCCGGGCGGCACGCTGCTGTGCATGGTCTTCCCCATCATCACACCGCCCCCGGGCTACGAGGGCCCGCCATGGCCGCTCACCATCGCCGACGTGCGCGCGCTGCTCGCGGCAGACTTCGACGTTGTGAGCGAGACTCCCTCCGAGCACACGCACCCCGGCCGCGAAGGCAAAGAGTGCCTGCTCGAGCTGGTGCGCAAGGGCTGA
- a CDS encoding phage holin family protein, with protein sequence MFGNLIHLAISWVVLTIAFLAAAAIVPGFEIKDAKSGFWVAALFAVVNVLVGWLIALLFGVATLGIACLLPGLVRFVVTVVVIKIVAGLTSALKVKGIFPAALAAVVMSLVAALLEYGLKMMG encoded by the coding sequence ATGTTCGGAAACCTGATTCACCTCGCCATCTCCTGGGTGGTCCTCACCATCGCATTCCTCGCCGCCGCCGCCATCGTTCCCGGCTTCGAGATCAAGGACGCCAAGTCCGGCTTCTGGGTCGCGGCGCTCTTTGCCGTGGTCAACGTGCTGGTAGGCTGGCTGATCGCGCTCTTGTTCGGCGTGGCCACGCTGGGCATCGCGTGCCTGCTGCCCGGGCTGGTGCGCTTCGTGGTCACCGTGGTGGTGATCAAGATCGTGGCAGGCCTGACCAGCGCGCTGAAGGTGAAGGGCATCTTCCCCGCCGCGCTGGCCGCCGTGGTCATGAGCTTGGTGGCCGCATTGCTCGAGTACGGCCTCAAAATGATGGGGTGA
- a CDS encoding L,D-transpeptidase family protein, with protein MCVVGGVVYVGRAQELGGSIPAHTPIDRLRVSKSEGVLQAFSGTALVTTFRAAMGRGGLGPKRMEGDGRTPEGSYLIDSRHRSRQFHRFLHVSYPNTQDRARYREGRRDGTIPRGVGIGGDIGVHGTPAWAALIPFSREVGWTEGCIAVSSPEAEQLYRGVVSDAAIEIVP; from the coding sequence GTGTGCGTGGTTGGAGGCGTGGTCTACGTGGGGCGCGCCCAAGAGCTCGGGGGCAGCATCCCCGCGCACACACCCATCGACCGGCTGCGCGTCTCCAAGTCCGAGGGCGTCTTGCAAGCGTTCTCGGGCACCGCGCTGGTCACCACGTTCCGCGCAGCGATGGGGCGCGGCGGCCTCGGGCCCAAGCGCATGGAGGGCGACGGGCGCACGCCCGAGGGCAGCTACCTCATCGACAGCCGGCACCGCAGCCGGCAGTTCCACCGCTTCCTGCACGTGTCGTATCCCAACACCCAGGACCGCGCGCGCTACCGCGAGGGGCGCCGTGACGGAACCATCCCGCGCGGCGTGGGCATCGGCGGCGACATCGGCGTGCACGGGACACCCGCGTGGGCAGCGTTGATCCCGTTCAGCCGCGAGGTGGGCTGGACCGAGGGCTGCATCGCGGTGTCGTCCCCCGAGGCCGAGCAGCTCTACCGCGGGGTGGTCTCCGACGCGGCCATCGAGATCGTGCCGTAG
- a CDS encoding WD40 repeat domain-containing protein, whose translation MNLRLLALLGLQLGCSGSATPATAPSAPEVPTPAASGAYFTEDDPPAQGETLADRSPSAEALVAQRRPTVVVDLVFTGRDGVAVLDDDGDVSLLDLTGETRAYWSGAGSPPLRVSGALLTAPGFAGALHSGEAWVPRVRGARVGTSSAVVSPRGDRMVARGAGDRHGSVLLASFPEGALVTSLPLEQETSPDLQWAPSGRHFALCDRRGVTLHAAEDGALAGRYAAPDATTVEDCAFRPVGGALAVLLSNGVAAFLDTRSLAPHGTTPAANAGRPDRLAWSSDGSFIATWKRGDGQVVIHDAVRGAVVRTVATNLPASSVAVAAGGRWLLVGSVAGEVQAYDLSSGTPRQLWEPGGDRAVVVIDPTGTRAAFVSGGDVRYAELPAEAPVSVTPVARPTPRHSLVFGDEQRPFAFVLAGGLFRFSAEGLAPVARHILNGEPLFMSDRGRFITNDGNVLEADGSKLLPLPDERVVLESGDGRTFVLRRNDTLVVRDHAGTERATLALDTDETVPCRGQGCPLPLAIAPNGARVAMLRDRRLRIFDTTSGAVVGQRQVGARTIQDSFEIDRTGTWLRHFDETGKLEILAVDGLRTGFRAPVPGEGSAMAFSGDGRFHAHTEAGVLVITALPSRGRPRRVEAPGETEALYAAGEHWLIRETLDEVSLFDAETGALLARVSAAAIRLVLPPRGGSTAAPGAQPAEPQGAGAVELSVVECTDGALVLRSSVGPLRSLGTCTLANDFTLVGPEHMAFTDVGAARVVRLADGASLRLDAFTSRGGTRMLVAIDEEGHLEGTAAEERHYLVRAAGPVLSAALTPAHARARAGLSAAFVAR comes from the coding sequence ATGAACCTCAGGCTGCTCGCACTGCTAGGGCTCCAACTCGGGTGCTCCGGGTCCGCCACCCCCGCCACCGCCCCGTCAGCGCCCGAGGTGCCGACCCCGGCCGCGAGCGGCGCCTACTTCACCGAGGACGACCCGCCTGCCCAGGGAGAGACCCTGGCCGACCGTTCGCCATCGGCCGAGGCGCTGGTGGCGCAGCGCAGGCCGACGGTGGTGGTGGACCTCGTGTTCACCGGCCGCGATGGTGTCGCCGTGCTCGATGACGATGGGGACGTCTCGCTGCTGGATCTCACCGGGGAGACTCGCGCCTACTGGTCGGGGGCTGGCAGCCCGCCGCTGAGGGTCTCCGGCGCGCTCCTCACCGCGCCGGGGTTTGCTGGCGCGCTCCACAGCGGAGAGGCCTGGGTGCCACGGGTGCGTGGCGCTCGAGTCGGTACCAGCTCCGCCGTGGTTTCTCCGCGCGGCGATCGCATGGTGGCCCGCGGCGCCGGCGATCGTCACGGAAGCGTGCTGCTGGCCTCGTTCCCCGAAGGCGCGCTGGTGACCTCGCTGCCGCTCGAGCAAGAAACCTCGCCCGATCTCCAGTGGGCACCGAGTGGCCGCCACTTCGCGCTGTGCGACCGGCGTGGGGTCACGCTTCACGCGGCCGAGGATGGAGCGTTGGCGGGTCGCTACGCCGCCCCTGACGCAACGACCGTGGAGGACTGCGCGTTTCGACCCGTGGGAGGTGCGCTCGCGGTGCTCCTGTCCAACGGCGTCGCCGCGTTCCTGGACACGCGCAGCCTCGCGCCCCACGGCACGACGCCGGCCGCGAATGCAGGACGCCCAGACCGCCTCGCGTGGTCGAGCGACGGCTCGTTCATCGCGACCTGGAAGCGCGGCGACGGCCAGGTGGTGATCCACGATGCCGTGCGCGGCGCCGTCGTCCGGACGGTGGCCACGAACCTCCCCGCATCTTCCGTGGCGGTCGCAGCAGGCGGGCGCTGGCTGCTGGTGGGGAGCGTCGCGGGCGAGGTGCAGGCGTACGATCTCTCGAGCGGCACGCCTCGCCAGCTCTGGGAGCCCGGCGGCGATCGCGCTGTCGTCGTCATCGATCCCACGGGGACCCGCGCCGCATTCGTGAGCGGTGGCGACGTCCGCTACGCGGAGCTCCCTGCGGAGGCGCCGGTGTCCGTAACGCCCGTCGCGCGGCCGACACCGCGACACTCGCTGGTGTTCGGCGATGAGCAGCGCCCCTTTGCCTTCGTCCTCGCAGGTGGATTGTTCCGCTTTAGCGCCGAGGGGCTAGCGCCGGTGGCGCGCCATATCCTCAACGGCGAGCCGCTCTTCATGTCGGATCGCGGTCGCTTCATCACCAACGACGGAAACGTGCTGGAAGCCGACGGGAGCAAGCTGCTCCCGTTGCCCGACGAACGCGTGGTGCTCGAGTCGGGTGACGGACGGACGTTCGTGCTGCGCCGGAACGACACGCTGGTGGTCCGCGACCATGCGGGGACCGAGCGCGCCACGCTAGCGCTCGACACCGATGAGACCGTGCCTTGCCGCGGCCAGGGCTGTCCGCTGCCACTCGCCATCGCGCCCAATGGCGCCCGTGTCGCGATGCTGCGGGACCGCCGCCTGCGGATCTTCGACACCACCAGCGGAGCGGTCGTGGGCCAACGTCAGGTCGGCGCGCGCACCATCCAGGACAGTTTCGAGATCGACCGCACGGGCACCTGGCTGCGGCACTTCGATGAGACCGGGAAGCTCGAGATCCTCGCGGTCGATGGCCTTCGGACGGGGTTTCGAGCGCCGGTGCCGGGCGAGGGCTCGGCCATGGCGTTCTCGGGCGATGGGCGCTTCCACGCCCACACCGAGGCGGGCGTGCTGGTCATCACGGCCTTGCCGTCACGCGGTCGCCCCCGCCGAGTGGAAGCGCCCGGCGAGACCGAAGCGCTCTACGCCGCGGGCGAGCACTGGCTGATCCGCGAGACCCTCGACGAAGTGTCCCTGTTCGACGCCGAGACCGGCGCACTGCTCGCTCGGGTGAGCGCTGCAGCCATCCGTCTCGTGCTCCCACCGCGCGGGGGCTCGACGGCGGCGCCCGGAGCCCAGCCGGCCGAGCCGCAGGGCGCGGGTGCCGTGGAGCTCTCGGTGGTGGAGTGCACGGACGGCGCGCTCGTGCTCCGCTCGTCCGTTGGCCCGCTGCGCTCGTTGGGCACCTGCACCCTCGCGAACGACTTCACGCTCGTCGGCCCCGAGCACATGGCGTTCACGGACGTTGGGGCGGCCCGCGTCGTCCGGCTGGCGGACGGCGCCTCGCTGCGCCTCGATGCGTTCACCTCCCGCGGCGGAACGAGGATGCTGGTCGCCATCGATGAAGAGGGCCACCTCGAGGGCACCGCCGCCGAAGAGCGGCACTACCTCGTGCGAGCCGCGGGGCCGGTGCTGTCCGCCGCGCTCACGCCCGCCCACGCGCGAGCGCGCGCTGGCCTGTCCGCCGCGTTCGTGGCGCGGTGA